Proteins encoded in a region of the Fusarium falciforme chromosome 6, complete sequence genome:
- a CDS encoding Glyco-hydro-cc domain-containing protein, whose amino-acid sequence MTSKRALLAILLAGLTSATPNGKRGLVYTADRNDPEDDKIWVQNGSDITWYYNYADYPSPVYADIPQEQFEFVPMMWGVGSDSSDTSFLDSVQNRIKSGTNITHVLGFNEPDTTSDFGGSNLDPKTAAEAWVANFEPLGRMGIKLGLPACTGGWSSMPWLKQFLGNCTQIKNKAGIKGNCTWDYLPVHWYSNFEGLASHIGERLAEWPNAEIWVTEYAYAHQDPGPTDAFFRQTLKWFDESDFIGRYTYFGAFRSGISNVGPNAALLTNDGGLTDIGAEYLGLNTTGEDSAAPPAVNLPHVGFMALVLAVVLKMVM is encoded by the exons ATGACCTCAAAAAGGGCTCTTCTAGCGATACTCCTGGCAGGATTGACATCTGCCACACCCAACGGAAAGCGAGGTCTAGTCTACACCGCCGACAGGAATGACCCCGAAGACGACAAGATCTGGGTCCAAAATGGAAGTGATATCACATGGTACTACAACTACGCCGACTACCCGTCGCCCGTTTACGCCGACATCCCCCAGGAGCAGTTCGAGTTCGTGCCGATGATGTGGGGAGTTGGATCCGACAGCAGCGACACAAGCTTCCTCGACAGCGTCCAGAACCGCATCAAGAGCGGTACCAACATTACGCACGTCCTCGGCTTCAACGAGCCCGATACTACCAGCGACTTTGGTGGGAGCAATCTCGACCCCAAGACCGCCGCTGAGGCCTGGGTTGCCAATTTTGAACCCCTGGGTCGGATGGGAATCAAGCTCGGTCTGCCTGCGTGCACCGGAGGTTGGAGCTCGATGCCCTGGCTGAAACAGTTCCTCGGGAACTGCACTCAGATTAAGAACAAGGCAGGCATCAAGGGAAACTGCACATGGGACTATCTTCCTGTCCATTGGTACAGCAATTTTGAAGGCCTCGCCTCTCACATCGGGGAGCGCCTCGCCGA ATGGCCCAATGCCGAGATCTGGGTCACCGAGTACGCCTACGCCCATCAAGATCCCGGTCCGACTGACGCCTTCTTCAGGCAAACGCTAAAGTGGTTCGACGAGTCCGACTTCATCGGCCGTTATACTTACTTTGGTGCCTTCCGCTCTGGCATCTCCAACGTCGGCCCCAACGCCGCCCTCCTCACAAACGACGGCGGCCTGACGGATATTGGTGCAGAGTACCTGGGTCTGAACACGACGGGAGAGGATAGCGCGGCCCCTCCAGCAGTGAACTTGCCACATGTAGGATTTATGGCGCTGGTATTAGCTGTGGTattgaagatggtgatgtaA
- a CDS encoding Acetyl-CoA C-acetyltransferase, with translation MAVERIGSIIKHLAPGSSISNIQSKNPDDIVITLAIRTPLTKAKKGGFKDTSLEYMLYALLKEVRELSHLDPALVEDICLGNVSDAKAAYKVRASALAAGFPNTTAASSVNRFCSSGLKATADIAHAITNGSISIGIAIGAEQMTVGGDALDKPFDEAVTSQSQEAVDCMQPMGWTSENVSKDFGVTREAMDKYAAESFQKAEAAQKAGWFDDEIVPITTKVKGPDGEVKEVTLTKDEGIRPGTTAEGLGKIRSAFPQWGGCTTGGNASQITDGAAALLLMKRSTAEQLGQPIMAKYVGSTVAGLAPRIMGIGPSIAIPKLLTQHNISLEDVDVVEINEAFASMAVYCQDKLGLTSDKLNPRGGAIALGHPLGATGARQIVTGLAELRRQKKKILLTSMCIGTGQGMAGLFVNEQV, from the exons ATGGCTGTTGAACGAATTGGCTCCATCATAAAACACCTGGCCCCTGGGTCATCCATTAGCAACAT TCAATCCAAGAACCCCGATGATATCGTCATCACCCTCGCTATCCGAACGCCtctcaccaaggccaagaagggtgGCTTCAAGGACACAAGTCTGGAGTATATGCTCTATGCTCTCCTGAAGGAGGTCCGAGAGCTGTCCCATCTGGATCCTGCCCTGGTTGAGGATATCTGCCTCGGAAAC GTTTCCGATGCCAAAGCTGCCTACAAGGTCCGCGCTtccgccctcgccgccggcTTCCCCAACACgaccgccgcctcctccgtGAACCGTTTCTGCTCCTCTGGTCTCAAGGCCACGGCCGACATTGCCCACGCCATCACCAATGGCTCCATCTCGATCGGTATTGCCATTGGCGCCGAGCAAATGACGGTCGGCGGCGACGCCCTCGACAAGCCTTTCGACGAGGCTGTCACATCACAGAGCCAGGAGGCTGTCGACTGCATGCAGCCCATGGGATGGACGAGCGAGAACGTCAGCAAGGACTTTGGCGTCACGCGCGAGGCCATGGATAAATATGCCGCCGAGAGCTTCCAGAAGGCTGAGGCAGCGCAGAAGGCGGGCTGGTTTGACGACGAGATTGTGCCCATCACAACAAAGGTCAAGGGACCCGATggtgaggtcaaggaggttACTCTCACCAAGGATGAGGGTATCCGACCGGGCACCACTGCTGAGGGTCTCGGCAAGATTCGCTCGGCGTTCCCTCAATGGGGCGGATGCACTACTGGCGGTAACGCCAGTCAGATCACAGACGGAG CTGCCGCTCTGCTACTGATGAAGCGATCTACTGCCGAGCAGCTTGGCcagcccatcatggccaagtaTGTCGGCTCTACTGTTGCTGGTCTGGCACCTCGCATCATGGGCATCGGACCCAGCATTGCCATTCCCAAGCTGCTAACACAACACAACATCTCTCTTGAGGACGTTGATGTCGTGGAGATCAACGAAGCTTTCGCTTCAATGGCTGTTTACTGCCAAGATAAGCTTGGTCTCACATCGGACAAGCTGAACCCCCGCGGAGGTGCTATCGCGCTGGGTCACCCACTGGGCGCGACAGGTGCGCGACAGATCGTGACAGGTCTGGCCGAGTTGAGGcgtcagaagaagaagattctCCTGACGAGCATGTGTATTGGTACTGGACAGGGCATGGCGGGCTTGTTCGTTAACGAGCAGGTGTAA
- a CDS encoding STAS domain-containing protein: protein MVRPSHSRTNSHTDHRPAQPSALRQALSAQNRSDSDNGNGSSAPMASPPTSPGPASGAAISEIFASESTPLMQGNNTTSTNHRRSSIHPAHPGVCSHGTFSPRPSSPAMTMQSTDEDGSDTGASGTHIPVLDSAITTIVGHDDWKRWLKKRMRTKKMGHSSVLAEQAGFEDTAFMYLAYYVPCLNWMRQYKLSYLRGDLVAAITMASFYLPMALSLAANLAHVPPIHGLYAFVFNPFIYALLGSCPQMVVGPEAAGSLLVGTVVKQNVSSGDDEEDDLLHAQICGIVAGMAGAMVLIAGLARLGFLDSVLSKPFLRGFISAIGFVIAVDQLIPELGLAKLADKAGVSHGSPVEKIQFMVRNIHEAHGLTFAIAGISFLFIMICRETKNRLQPRFPGVAYVPDRFFVVVVSAILCWKLDWENKGVEILGTVKAANGNLLAFQWPFKLEHMPHIRSAMSTSFLIALLGFFESSVAAKSLGSSETIQGIQLSANRELIALGIANMVGGCFMSLPAFGGYGRSKVNKSTGGKSPASSMFLSIISLFSIFFLLPYFYYLPKPVLSAMISVVAWSLIEEAPHDITFFLKIRGWTELGLMAIIFLATMFYSLTLGMAFGVGLSILMVIKHSTRPRIQILGRIPGTNRFENAEGERSSLEFVEGCLIVKIPEPLTFANTGELKSRLRRLELYGTSKAHPALPRLRSLDMNRNVIFDIHGVTSMDGSGTQVLTEIVRNYHDRKVRVFFSRCPQRRDHPVWRLMLSSGIVELAGGEGHFVNDVEEALRLTEYEESVTGESSRRRDF, encoded by the exons ATGGTGAGACCCTCCCACAGTCGCACCAACTCGCACACCGATCACCGTCCTGCCCAGCCGAGTGCCCTCCGCCAGGCTCTCAGCGCCCAGAACAGATCTGACAGCGACAATGGCAACGGCAGCTCTGCCCCCATGGCTTCGCCTCCCACCTCGCCTGGTCCAGCCTCTGGAGCCGCCATTAGCGAGATCTTTGCGAGCGAGTCGACCCCTCTGATGCAGGGCAACAACACCACATCCACGAACCACCGTCGATCGAGCATCCACCCGGCGCATCCAGGCGTCTGCAGCCATGGCACCTTTAGCCCGCGGCCGTCGAGTCCTGCCATGACCATGCAGAGCACCGACGAGGATGGGAGTGATACTGGGGCTTCGGGAACGCACATTCCAGTGCTGGACAGTGCGATCACGACGATCGTGGGGCATGACGATTGGAAACGGTGGTTGAAGAAGCGAATGCGCACCAAGAAGATGGGCCACAGCAGTGTGCTTGCTGAGCAAGCTGGTTTCGAGGATACGGCATTCAT GTATCTTGCATACTACGTCCCCTGCTTGAACTGGATGCGCCAGTACAAGCTCTCATACCTCCGTGGCGACCTGGTGgccgccatcaccatggcctcCTTCTACCTCCCCATGgccctctccctcgccgCGAACCTCGCCCACGTCCCTCCGATCCACGGTCTCTACGCCTTCGTCTTCAACCCCTTCATCTACGCTCTACTGGGATCTTGCCCACAGATGGTTGTCGGCCCCGAAGCTGCTGGCTCGCTTCTTGTTGGAACCGTGGTGAAACAAAACGTCAGTTCgggagatgacgaggaggacgaccTCTTGCATGCGCAGATCTGCGGTATTGTTGCCGGTATGGCGGGCGCAATGGTTCTCATTGCCGGCCTCGCAAGACTTGGGTTTTTGGATAGCGTGCTCAGCAAGCCGTTCCTGCGCGGCTTCATCAGCGCCATCGGCTTCGTCATTGCTGTCGACCAGCTGATTCCCGAACTTGGACTCGCTAAACTAGCCGACAAGGCGGGCGTGAGCCATGGAAGCCCTGTCGAGAAGATTCAGTTCATGGTTCGCAACATCCACGAAGCTCACGGGTTGACTTTTGCCATTGCTGGAATCAGCtttctcttcatcatgaTCTGTCG TGAAACAAAGAATCGCCTCCAGCCCAGGTTTCCCGGAGTCGCCTACGTTCCCGACCGCTtctttgtcgttgtcgtGTCTGCCATTCTGTGCTGGAAGCTCGACTGGGAGAACAAGGGTGTTGAGATTCTGGGAACTGTCAAGGCCGCCAACGGTAACCTTCTCGCTTTCCAGTGGCCCTTCAAGCTGGAACACATGCCTCACATCCGAAGTGCCATGTCGACATCCTTCCTGATTGCtctcttgggcttcttcgaGTCTTCTGTTGCGGCCAAGAGTCTGGGTTCCAGTGAGACTATCCAAGGCATTCAGCTCAGCGCTAACCGAGAGCTTATTGCGCTTGGAATCGCGAACATGGTAGGTGGCTGCTTCATGAGCTTGCCGGCGTTTGGCGGATATGGACGAAGCAAGGTGAACAAGAGTACTGGTGGTAAGAGTCCTGCTAGCTCCATGTTCCTGAGTATCATTTCGCTGTTTTCCATATTCTTCCTCCTGCCTTACTTTTACTACCTGCCG AAACCAGTCCTGTCAGCAATGATCTCCGTGGTGGCTTGGTCGCTGATAGAAGAGGCGCCCCATGACATCACCTTCTTCCTGAAGATCCGTGGCTGGACCGAACTGGGCCtcatggccatcatcttcttggcgACCATGTTTTACTCACTGACTCTGGGTATGGCGTTTGGCGTGGGACTGTCGATCCTGATGGTGATCAAGCATAGCACTCGACCGCGCATTCAGATTCTGGGTCGCATCCCTGGCACGAACCGGTTCGAGAATGCTGAGGGAGAGCGAAGCAGCCTGGAGTTTGTCGAGGGCTGCCTGATTGTCAAGATTCCCGAGCCTCTGACCTTTGCCAACACTGGCGAGCTCAAGTCGCGTCTTCGCAGGCTGGAGCTTTACGGCACATCCAAGGCGCATcctgctcttcctcgtcttcgcAGCCTTGACATGAACCGCAATGTCATCTTTGACATCCACGGTGTCACATCGATGGACGGCTCGGGCACTCAGGTTCTGACCGAGATCGTGCGCAACTACCACGACCGAAAAGTGcgcgtcttcttctcgagatgCCCTCAGCGTCGAGACCACCCAGTCTGGCGACTGATGCTGAGCAGCGGCATCGTGGAGCTAGCGGGCGGCGAGGGACACTTTGTCAACGACGTCGAGGAGGCTCTGAGATTGACAGAGTACGAGGAGAGCGTGACTGGAGAGTCAAGTCGACGCAGAGACTTTTAG